A genome region from Hymenobacter tibetensis includes the following:
- a CDS encoding DUF1684 domain-containing protein, with product MIQAITYLLTGIFLFCAWPSAAQNGGLARPSAAEHSRMVSEFQAELNAEYKDASRSPLPAAAREKFTGLPFFPLNQEACVEARFTSDSTQAPFEMKTSNGRKPLYRKYGELHFVLNGSPQHLTVFQSLDLQQRQGYQDYLFVPFTDRTNGHSSYGGGRYLDLRTGQLKDGQLLLDFNRAYNPFCAYNSQYSCPVPPIENRLTVAIKAGVMSDH from the coding sequence ATGATACAAGCTATTACGTACCTGCTCACAGGGATATTTCTATTCTGCGCGTGGCCTAGTGCGGCCCAAAACGGCGGCTTGGCGCGGCCTTCTGCTGCGGAGCACAGCCGGATGGTAAGCGAATTTCAGGCAGAGCTGAATGCCGAGTACAAGGATGCTAGCCGCTCGCCGTTGCCGGCAGCGGCGCGGGAAAAGTTTACGGGGCTTCCGTTCTTTCCTCTAAACCAAGAGGCCTGCGTAGAAGCCCGTTTCACGAGCGATTCTACGCAGGCCCCTTTTGAAATGAAAACCAGCAATGGCCGCAAGCCGCTGTACCGCAAATACGGAGAGTTACATTTCGTGTTGAACGGCAGTCCGCAGCACCTAACGGTGTTTCAGAGCCTGGATTTGCAACAGCGGCAAGGCTACCAAGACTACTTGTTTGTGCCTTTCACCGACCGCACCAACGGCCATAGCAGCTACGGCGGCGGCCGCTACCTCGATTTGCGTACCGGCCAACTCAAAGACGGGCAACTGCTGCTGGATTTCAATCGTGCCTACAATCCGTTCTGTGCCTATAACTCCCAGTATTCCTGCCCGGTGCCACCCATCGAAAACCGCCTGACGGTGGCCATCAAGGCCGGTGTGATGAGCGACCATTAG
- a CDS encoding DUF4249 domain-containing protein: MRLFSTPFRAALLWCLALLMPGCIDPYMPEAISTTTNFLVVDGFINSDGITTINLSRTYDISSSATPPKVTRATVYIEEDGGVRYNLRESSPGIYTSPNLRLNAAKNHRLHILTSDSKDYASEYTAVKTTPPIDNITWRAVDTGLNIYVNTHDDTNKTQYYRWEFEETWEIATPYSPFIEYRNGQIQSITTPYPRLCWSNAKSADIKISNTTRLTKDVISDFLLRSFPTTSELFNRRYSILVKQYAQTAEEYMYWDLLRKNTEQIGTLFDPLPAQLTGNIRCLNDQAELALGYVGVHSVQEKRIFIARPELPSTWRVQNGYESCVPPDTVFIAGPEIRLPPAQILQNAFSGPTYLPIAEVYNPISGNLVGYTAKSRDCIDCRTRGSAIKPSFWP; encoded by the coding sequence ATGCGCCTCTTCTCTACTCCCTTCCGGGCTGCGCTATTGTGGTGTTTGGCGCTACTAATGCCCGGCTGCATCGACCCTTACATGCCGGAGGCAATTAGCACCACTACCAACTTCTTGGTGGTAGATGGCTTCATTAATAGCGACGGCATCACCACCATTAACCTCTCGCGCACCTATGATATCAGCTCTTCCGCGACGCCGCCCAAGGTAACTAGAGCGACGGTATACATCGAGGAAGACGGTGGAGTGCGCTATAATCTGCGGGAAAGCAGCCCCGGTATTTACACCTCCCCCAACCTGCGGCTGAACGCGGCCAAGAATCATCGGCTGCACATCCTCACTTCCGACAGCAAAGATTACGCATCCGAGTACACGGCCGTCAAGACCACGCCTCCCATTGATAACATTACCTGGCGAGCCGTTGACACCGGATTGAACATCTACGTCAACACCCACGACGATACCAACAAGACCCAATATTACAGGTGGGAATTTGAAGAGACCTGGGAAATAGCAACGCCCTACTCGCCCTTCATTGAATACCGAAACGGCCAGATACAGTCTATAACCACTCCTTACCCGAGACTTTGCTGGAGCAATGCCAAGTCTGCTGACATCAAAATAAGCAACACGACCCGGTTGACGAAGGATGTAATTTCCGACTTTCTACTGCGCTCTTTCCCCACCACTTCCGAGCTATTTAACCGCAGATACAGCATCCTGGTAAAGCAGTACGCTCAAACTGCGGAGGAGTACATGTACTGGGATTTGCTTCGAAAAAACACCGAGCAAATAGGTACCCTCTTCGACCCACTTCCAGCCCAGCTCACGGGCAACATCCGGTGCCTAAACGACCAGGCGGAGCTTGCGCTGGGCTACGTTGGGGTGCATTCCGTACAGGAAAAGAGAATATTCATTGCTCGCCCGGAATTGCCGAGCACCTGGCGAGTTCAGAATGGATACGAAAGCTGCGTGCCACCCGACACTGTGTTTATAGCAGGTCCGGAGATTCGCCTCCCCCCTGCCCAAATCCTACAGAATGCTTTCAGCGGCCCTACGTATCTGCCTATTGCCGAGGTGTACAATCCGATAAGCGGAAATTTGGTTGGCTACACAGCTAAGTCGCGGGATTGTATCGATTGCCGTACGCGTGGCAGTGCAATCAAACCTAGCTTTTGGCCTTAG
- a CDS encoding TonB-dependent receptor, giving the protein MKHLYHLLFLLLCTLASGSSYGQQPAPKTVSGNFTHVPFEQFVTQVELQADVRFYFDPTTVDSLYITLQVQDQPVAAVMERALQNTTLRFAIDDENRVFVTAGLAIDPALSTDFFQPPTADGVANAPRATQTAAPTAAVRSRYVREAEFKVYELGSGGTAGGKATLAGHLRDLKSGEPVIGATLYTEGPSYGTSTDQFGYYSLTLPIGRHDIKIRGIGIKNTKRQVVLRGNAKLEIEVEEDITPLKEVVIEAEKDKNVSGMQMGLEKLDIKTMRQVPTAFGETDILRVVLTLPGVKSVGEGNTGLNVRGGATDQNLILFNGTTIYNPSHLFGFFSAFNPDILQTVELYKSAIPAKYGGRLSSVLEIKTREGNKKKFSGSGGIGPLTSRLTLEGPIVKDKSAFIISGRTSYSDWILRRLSNSSFRQSSASFYDVSAHVNHQLNDKNSLYATGYLSADKFRLASDTSYQYINQNASLKWQHNFSNKLYSVLTGAYSHYGYDIVSEKNPVNASRLKYGINQTNLQLDFSYFPNSIHTIDFGVSSLLYNISPGSLTPTGTESLIRPNILSREQALESAIYASDRIDISQRLSVSIGLRYSLYNALGPRNVYEYAPGLSRSEATITDTVSYGSGKVLATYHGPEYRVSARYSVSDNSSVKASYNRTRQYIHQLSNTASVSPADIWKLSDSNIRPQVGDQVSVGYYRNFKSNTIEASVETYYKWLDDFVDYKSGATLILNDHIETDIVNAQGKAYGVEMMVKKLTGKINGWVSYTYSRSLVQVNSGTTSDRINGGRYYPSNFDKPHDVTLIGNYRFSRRFSSSLNFTYSTGRPITLPLAKYYVANSLRVYYSDRNAYRVPDYYRADFALNIEGSHKVKKLAHSSWTVGVYNLTGRRNPYSVYFKSENGQIRGYKLSIFGQPIPTVTYNFKF; this is encoded by the coding sequence ATGAAGCACCTGTACCATCTGCTTTTTCTCTTACTGTGTACACTGGCGAGCGGTAGCAGCTACGGGCAACAGCCAGCCCCCAAAACGGTCAGCGGCAACTTCACCCACGTTCCCTTCGAGCAGTTTGTGACGCAGGTAGAGCTTCAGGCTGACGTGCGGTTTTACTTTGATCCGACTACCGTTGACAGCCTGTACATCACGCTGCAAGTACAAGACCAGCCCGTAGCTGCGGTGATGGAGCGCGCCTTGCAGAACACCACCCTGCGCTTTGCTATCGACGACGAAAACCGGGTGTTCGTTACGGCGGGCTTGGCCATTGACCCTGCTCTTTCCACTGATTTCTTTCAGCCGCCAACCGCCGACGGGGTAGCCAACGCGCCCCGCGCCACCCAAACCGCCGCCCCTACGGCCGCCGTTCGGTCGCGGTATGTGCGCGAAGCCGAATTCAAGGTATATGAGTTGGGCTCGGGCGGTACTGCGGGCGGGAAGGCCACGCTGGCCGGCCACCTGCGCGACTTGAAATCGGGGGAGCCGGTTATTGGCGCCACGCTCTACACCGAAGGCCCGTCTTACGGCACCAGCACCGACCAGTTTGGGTACTACTCGCTCACGCTTCCCATCGGGCGCCACGACATAAAAATCCGTGGTATTGGCATCAAGAACACCAAGCGCCAGGTGGTGTTACGCGGCAATGCCAAGCTGGAAATTGAAGTGGAAGAAGACATCACGCCACTCAAAGAAGTGGTGATTGAAGCCGAAAAAGACAAGAACGTGTCGGGCATGCAAATGGGCCTGGAGAAGCTCGACATCAAAACGATGCGGCAGGTACCCACGGCCTTCGGCGAAACCGATATTCTGCGGGTGGTGCTGACGCTACCGGGGGTGAAGTCGGTGGGGGAAGGCAACACCGGACTGAACGTGCGCGGCGGCGCCACCGACCAAAACCTGATTCTGTTCAATGGTACCACTATCTACAATCCGTCTCATCTATTCGGCTTCTTCTCGGCATTCAACCCCGATATTCTGCAAACGGTGGAGCTCTACAAAAGCGCTATTCCGGCCAAGTACGGAGGTCGCCTATCTTCCGTCCTGGAAATCAAAACCCGAGAAGGCAACAAGAAAAAGTTTTCGGGCTCGGGAGGCATCGGGCCGCTTACCAGTCGCCTCACCCTGGAAGGGCCCATTGTAAAAGACAAAAGCGCGTTCATCATTAGCGGCCGGACCAGCTACTCCGACTGGATTTTGCGGCGCCTGTCCAACAGCTCGTTTCGGCAAAGCTCGGCATCCTTCTACGATGTCAGTGCCCACGTCAACCACCAACTAAACGACAAGAACTCGCTCTACGCCACCGGGTATCTGAGCGCCGATAAGTTTCGGTTGGCCAGCGACACGTCGTATCAGTACATCAACCAGAACGCCAGCCTGAAATGGCAGCACAACTTCAGCAACAAGCTGTATAGCGTACTGACGGGCGCCTACAGCCACTACGGCTACGATATTGTTAGCGAGAAAAACCCGGTTAATGCTTCCCGGCTGAAGTACGGCATCAACCAAACCAACCTGCAACTCGATTTCAGCTACTTCCCCAACTCCATCCATACTATTGATTTCGGGGTAAGCTCACTGCTCTACAACATTTCGCCGGGCAGCCTCACGCCCACGGGCACCGAGTCGCTGATACGGCCGAATATCTTGAGCCGGGAGCAGGCGCTGGAAAGTGCCATCTACGCCTCCGACCGGATTGATATCAGCCAGCGGCTTTCGGTTTCTATTGGCTTGCGCTACTCGTTGTACAATGCGCTAGGGCCGCGCAACGTCTATGAGTATGCGCCAGGACTGTCGAGAAGTGAAGCGACCATCACCGACACAGTCAGCTATGGCTCCGGCAAGGTGCTGGCTACGTATCACGGCCCGGAATACCGGGTGTCGGCGCGGTATTCGGTGTCCGACAACTCATCGGTGAAAGCCAGCTACAACCGCACGCGCCAATACATCCACCAGCTTTCCAACACCGCTTCCGTTTCGCCGGCCGACATCTGGAAGCTCAGCGACTCCAACATTCGCCCGCAGGTCGGCGACCAGGTGTCGGTGGGTTACTACCGCAACTTCAAGTCCAACACCATTGAGGCGTCGGTGGAAACCTACTACAAGTGGCTCGATGACTTCGTCGACTACAAAAGCGGCGCCACGCTCATCCTCAACGACCACATTGAAACCGACATCGTGAATGCCCAAGGCAAAGCCTACGGGGTGGAAATGATGGTAAAGAAACTCACGGGCAAGATCAACGGCTGGGTGAGCTACACCTACTCCCGCTCGTTGGTGCAAGTGAATTCGGGCACCACTTCCGATAGGATCAACGGGGGCCGCTACTACCCCAGCAACTTCGACAAGCCCCACGACGTCACGCTGATTGGCAACTACCGTTTCAGCCGCCGCTTCAGCTCCTCGCTGAACTTCACCTACAGCACCGGCCGCCCCATTACGCTGCCGCTGGCCAAGTATTACGTAGCCAACTCGCTACGGGTGTACTACTCTGACCGCAATGCCTACCGAGTACCCGACTACTACCGCGCCGATTTTGCGCTCAACATAGAAGGCAGCCACAAGGTGAAGAAGCTGGCGCACAGTTCCTGGACGGTGGGCGTCTACAACCTCACGGGCCGCAGAAACCCATATTCGGTGTATTTCAAGTCGGAAAACGGGCAGATCAGAGGCTACAAGCTTTCCATTTTCGGCCAGCCGATTCCTACCGTTACCTATAACTTCAAATTCTAG
- a CDS encoding calcineurin-like phosphoesterase C-terminal domain-containing protein gives MSQQRRTFLKSIGLAGLGVTLDANLGLARPKDAASTNKEVAVAALSGKVHAGGQGIAGVVVTDGVSVTVTDAKGQYTLESSGATDFVYISVPRGYEFPHEKGVARFYRKKEPVRGRFKADFELQKLSQDDTQHNFLVWADPQMISKADAAEFKATAVPDTQKLLASYGPGTLFHGIGCGDLVWDHFEIFEDYKEGVASTGIPFFQVIGNHDMDLTARTDDHSADTFKKLFGPTYYSFNRGEIHYVVLDDVFFVGAAKKYIGYLTERQLAWLEQDLAHVKPGTTVVVSLHIPPYTRQHLRNKDKEEPMGGVVANRQELYRLLKPYKAHIMSGHTHFNEVLQTADNVTEHVHGTVCGAWWTGPICTDGTPGGYGVYEVRGSELKWYYKAIGQERSHQFRIYPKGSIPERPEALAVNVWNWDSAWKVAWFEDGVRKGDMQQYTGLDPLSVRLHAGPALPAKHKWVDPTITEHLFVANVSTQAKEIRVEVTDRFGQVYTDTLSA, from the coding sequence ATGTCGCAGCAAAGAAGAACCTTCCTGAAATCCATTGGCCTGGCAGGCTTGGGCGTGACGTTGGACGCGAACCTCGGCTTGGCACGCCCCAAGGATGCCGCCAGCACCAATAAAGAGGTGGCGGTTGCGGCCCTCAGCGGCAAGGTGCACGCGGGCGGCCAGGGCATTGCGGGCGTAGTCGTTACCGACGGCGTCAGTGTTACGGTCACTGATGCGAAAGGCCAATACACGCTGGAAAGTAGTGGCGCCACCGACTTCGTGTACATTTCGGTGCCGCGGGGCTATGAATTTCCGCACGAAAAAGGCGTGGCCCGCTTCTACCGCAAGAAGGAGCCCGTACGCGGCCGGTTCAAGGCGGATTTTGAGTTGCAGAAACTCAGCCAAGACGATACGCAGCACAACTTCCTGGTGTGGGCTGATCCGCAGATGATATCCAAGGCTGACGCCGCCGAGTTCAAAGCCACCGCCGTACCCGACACGCAGAAATTACTAGCCAGCTACGGCCCCGGCACCCTGTTTCACGGCATCGGCTGCGGCGACTTGGTGTGGGACCATTTTGAAATCTTCGAGGATTACAAAGAAGGTGTAGCCAGTACGGGCATCCCCTTTTTCCAGGTTATCGGCAACCACGACATGGACCTCACGGCCCGCACCGACGACCACTCCGCGGACACCTTCAAGAAGCTGTTTGGCCCCACCTACTACTCGTTCAACCGCGGCGAAATTCACTATGTAGTGCTCGACGACGTGTTCTTTGTTGGGGCAGCCAAGAAGTATATCGGGTACCTCACGGAGCGGCAACTGGCGTGGCTGGAGCAGGATTTAGCTCACGTGAAGCCCGGCACTACGGTGGTCGTGAGCTTGCACATTCCGCCCTATACCCGACAACACCTACGCAACAAAGACAAAGAGGAGCCGATGGGTGGCGTAGTAGCCAACCGCCAAGAGCTGTACCGACTGCTGAAGCCCTACAAAGCGCACATCATGTCGGGGCACACGCACTTCAACGAGGTGCTGCAAACCGCCGACAACGTAACCGAACACGTGCATGGCACCGTGTGCGGTGCGTGGTGGACCGGCCCGATCTGCACTGATGGTACGCCCGGCGGTTACGGCGTGTACGAGGTGCGCGGCAGCGAGCTGAAGTGGTACTACAAAGCCATCGGGCAGGAGCGCAGCCACCAATTCCGCATCTACCCGAAGGGCAGCATCCCGGAGCGGCCCGAGGCGCTGGCCGTGAATGTTTGGAACTGGGATTCGGCCTGGAAAGTGGCTTGGTTTGAAGACGGGGTGCGCAAAGGCGACATGCAGCAGTACACCGGCCTCGACCCGCTATCGGTGCGGCTCCATGCGGGCCCTGCCCTACCCGCCAAGCACAAGTGGGTTGACCCCACCATTACCGAGCATTTGTTTGTAGCCAATGTATCGACGCAGGCCAAGGAAATTCGCGTCGAAGTCACTGACCGGTTCGGGCAGGTATATACCGATACGTTGTCTGCGTAG
- a CDS encoding glycerophosphodiester phosphodiesterase family protein — translation MTKFLLFLALMPVGFGALAQRAAFDRQGHRGGRGLMPENTVPAMRKAQDLGMTTLEMDVLVSQDNQVFLSHDPYMSADFVLTPDGQPIKKADEQKHRLYALPYAEIRRYDTGSQGNSKFPRQQKLRTYKPLLAEVIDSAEAYARLKKLPAPRYNIETKTTPEGDSKLHPAPAEFVKLLLAVVQAKGVASRVTIQSFDPRTLEVVHQAAPTLHTALLVMNTQGLAANLKRLSFRPTIYSPHFQLVTADLAQACHKEGLQIIPWTVNESSDIERLMQLQVDGIITDYPDLFATLPKP, via the coding sequence ATGACAAAATTCCTTCTCTTCCTTGCCCTGATGCCCGTTGGTTTCGGGGCCCTTGCTCAGCGCGCTGCCTTCGACCGGCAGGGCCACCGTGGTGGCCGCGGTCTAATGCCTGAAAACACTGTTCCAGCCATGCGCAAAGCCCAAGACCTCGGCATGACTACCCTGGAAATGGATGTGCTGGTGAGCCAAGACAACCAGGTGTTCCTCTCCCATGACCCTTACATGAGCGCCGATTTTGTGCTGACTCCAGACGGGCAGCCCATCAAGAAAGCCGACGAGCAAAAGCACCGCCTCTATGCCCTTCCCTACGCCGAAATTCGGCGCTACGATACGGGTAGCCAAGGCAACTCCAAGTTCCCGCGGCAGCAGAAGCTACGCACCTATAAGCCCCTGCTGGCTGAAGTAATTGATTCCGCGGAGGCGTATGCCCGCTTGAAAAAACTACCCGCCCCGCGCTACAACATCGAAACCAAAACCACTCCGGAAGGCGACAGTAAGTTGCACCCAGCCCCAGCGGAGTTCGTGAAGCTGCTGCTAGCCGTAGTGCAAGCCAAAGGCGTAGCAAGCCGCGTCACCATCCAATCATTCGACCCGCGCACGCTGGAGGTGGTGCACCAAGCCGCCCCGACGCTGCACACTGCCTTACTGGTGATGAACACGCAAGGCTTAGCGGCAAATCTGAAACGCCTTAGCTTCCGACCTACCATCTACAGCCCTCACTTTCAGCTGGTAACTGCTGACTTGGCGCAAGCCTGCCACAAAGAGGGCCTCCAAATTATTCCTTGGACGGTAAACGAATCTTCCGACATAGAGCGCCTCATGCAGTTACAAGTAGACGGCATCATCACCGATTATCCCGACCTGTTCGCCACTCTACCGAAGCCCTAA
- the polA gene encoding DNA polymerase I, giving the protein MTDTAANQPHKLFLLDAFALIYRAHFAFSKNPRVNSKGLNTGAILGFTNTLVEVLQKEKPTHIGVAFDAQKKTFRHEQFAEYKAQRQAMPEDIGLAIPYIKKIIKAFNIPILVVDGFEADDVIGTLARRAEAQGFGEVFMMTPDKDYCQLVTDCVKIYRPAFMGNAAEILDVAHVLQRFEIERPEQVIDILGLQGDASDNIPGIPGIGEKTAKTLIQKYGSVENLIANVDELKGKQQENVRNFAEQGLLSKELATIHLDVPIEFEADKLVLDKPDEDQLRQLFDELEFRQLAARILGGGEKAGGPATADDRANPRSSSRRPKVPASQASLFGNSSDAAVAIGAEEGETGSFGAPAGPRLTLADVPHQYHLIDTPELRQSLLNFLLQQTEVSFDTETTGLDTMTARLVGLSFCWLPGEAYYVPVPQDDHAAAQALIDEFRPFFDASGILKIGQNIKYDLTILRHYNVEVEGPLFDTMLAHYLLEPDMRHNMDVLAETYLHYTPVAITSLIGNKGKNQKTMADLPPAEVSDYACEDADVTLQLKHVFEPMLKEVGLLDLLNEVENPLVPVLSAIEYEGVKIDSGAMGEYSAELQGYIQEIEQQIFAAAGQEFNIGSPKQLGEILFDKLGLGGGKIKKTKTGQYATGEEILSVLAADNPVAGLILEHRQLTKLRSTYVEALPQLVCELDGRVHTSFNQAVTATGRLSSTNPNLQNIPIRTEKGREIRKAFVPRDENHVLLAADYSQVELRIMADFSGDKTMIEAFRLGQDIHTSTASKVFHVPLDQVDGEMRRKAKTVNFGIIYGISAFGLAQRIGISRKEATEIIDTYFEEFSAVKKFMDESINKARELEYATTLLGRRRYLRDINSRNATLRGYTERNAINAPIQGTAADIIKKAMINIHDWLHDEKLATRMILQVHDELVFDAVKEEIDYITPKVKELMTTALLLPRGVPLEVEVGTGNNWLQAH; this is encoded by the coding sequence ATGACCGATACCGCCGCCAACCAACCCCACAAGCTTTTCCTGCTCGACGCGTTTGCCTTGATTTACCGCGCCCACTTCGCGTTCAGCAAGAACCCGCGCGTCAATTCCAAGGGCCTCAACACCGGGGCTATTTTGGGCTTCACTAACACCTTGGTAGAGGTGTTGCAAAAAGAAAAACCCACCCACATCGGCGTGGCATTCGATGCTCAGAAAAAGACGTTTCGCCACGAGCAGTTTGCCGAATACAAGGCGCAACGCCAAGCCATGCCCGAAGACATTGGCTTGGCTATTCCGTATATCAAGAAGATTATCAAGGCCTTCAATATCCCGATTCTGGTGGTGGATGGCTTTGAAGCCGACGACGTCATTGGCACCCTGGCGCGCCGGGCCGAGGCGCAGGGCTTTGGCGAGGTGTTCATGATGACGCCCGACAAAGACTACTGCCAGTTGGTAACCGACTGCGTGAAAATCTACCGGCCGGCATTCATGGGCAATGCGGCCGAAATATTGGACGTGGCGCACGTGCTGCAGCGCTTCGAGATTGAGCGGCCCGAGCAAGTCATCGACATCTTGGGCTTGCAGGGCGATGCCTCCGACAACATTCCTGGCATTCCCGGCATCGGGGAGAAGACGGCCAAGACGCTGATCCAGAAGTACGGCTCGGTGGAGAACCTGATTGCCAACGTGGACGAGCTGAAAGGCAAACAGCAGGAAAACGTGCGCAACTTCGCCGAGCAGGGGTTGCTTAGCAAGGAACTGGCTACCATCCATTTGGACGTACCCATTGAGTTCGAAGCCGATAAGCTGGTGCTCGACAAACCCGACGAAGACCAGTTGCGCCAGCTGTTCGACGAGCTGGAGTTCCGGCAGTTGGCTGCGCGCATTTTGGGTGGCGGTGAAAAGGCCGGTGGCCCAGCAACTGCTGACGACCGCGCCAACCCACGGTCAAGCTCGCGGCGGCCGAAAGTACCCGCCAGCCAAGCCAGCTTGTTTGGCAACAGTTCTGACGCGGCCGTAGCTATTGGGGCTGAGGAAGGCGAAACAGGCAGCTTCGGTGCGCCTGCCGGCCCGCGCCTCACCCTCGCCGACGTGCCGCACCAGTACCACCTCATCGACACGCCCGAGTTGCGCCAGTCGTTACTTAACTTCCTGCTTCAGCAAACTGAGGTCAGCTTCGATACCGAAACTACGGGCCTCGATACCATGACGGCCCGGCTGGTGGGTCTCTCGTTTTGCTGGCTGCCGGGTGAGGCCTACTACGTGCCCGTTCCGCAAGACGACCACGCCGCCGCGCAAGCCTTAATTGACGAGTTCCGGCCTTTCTTTGATGCCTCGGGCATCCTCAAGATCGGACAAAATATCAAGTACGACCTTACCATACTGCGCCACTACAATGTGGAAGTGGAAGGGCCGCTCTTCGACACCATGCTGGCGCACTACCTGCTGGAGCCCGATATGCGCCACAACATGGACGTGCTGGCTGAAACCTACCTGCACTACACGCCCGTTGCCATCACCTCCCTCATCGGCAACAAAGGCAAAAACCAGAAAACCATGGCCGACCTCCCACCGGCCGAAGTATCCGACTACGCCTGCGAAGACGCCGACGTGACCTTGCAGCTTAAGCACGTATTCGAGCCGATGCTGAAGGAAGTAGGCTTGCTGGATTTGCTGAACGAGGTGGAGAATCCGTTGGTGCCGGTGCTGTCGGCTATTGAGTACGAGGGTGTGAAGATTGACTCCGGTGCCATGGGCGAGTACTCGGCGGAGCTGCAAGGCTACATCCAAGAGATAGAGCAGCAGATTTTCGCGGCGGCCGGGCAGGAGTTCAATATTGGCTCGCCGAAGCAGCTTGGCGAAATTCTGTTCGACAAGCTCGGACTGGGCGGCGGCAAAATCAAGAAAACCAAAACCGGCCAATACGCCACCGGCGAGGAAATCCTGAGTGTGCTGGCCGCCGACAACCCCGTGGCCGGCCTGATTTTGGAGCACCGCCAGCTCACTAAACTACGCTCCACCTACGTGGAAGCTCTGCCCCAGTTGGTGTGTGAGTTGGACGGCCGCGTGCATACCAGCTTCAACCAGGCCGTAACAGCTACCGGCCGCCTCAGCAGCACCAACCCCAACCTGCAGAATATCCCGATTCGCACCGAGAAAGGCCGCGAAATCCGCAAAGCCTTTGTGCCGCGCGACGAGAACCATGTGCTGCTAGCCGCCGACTACTCGCAGGTAGAGCTCCGCATCATGGCCGATTTCTCGGGCGACAAAACCATGATTGAGGCATTCCGACTAGGTCAAGACATTCATACCAGCACCGCCAGCAAGGTGTTCCATGTGCCCCTCGACCAAGTGGATGGCGAGATGCGCCGCAAAGCCAAAACCGTCAACTTTGGTATTATCTACGGCATTTCGGCGTTCGGTCTGGCCCAGCGCATTGGCATCTCGCGCAAGGAAGCCACCGAAATCATTGACACCTATTTCGAGGAGTTTTCGGCTGTGAAGAAGTTCATGGACGAAAGCATCAACAAGGCGCGGGAGCTGGAATACGCCACCACGTTGCTGGGCCGCCGCCGCTATCTGCGCGACATCAACTCGCGCAACGCCACCCTACGCGGCTACACCGAGCGCAACGCCATCAACGCCCCCATCCAAGGCACCGCCGCCGACATTATCAAGAAGGCAATGATCAACATTCACGACTGGCTGCACGACGAAAAGCTAGCCACGCGGATGATCTTGCAGGTGCATGACGAACTGGTATTCGATGCCGTGAAAGAGGAAATCGACTACATCACGCCCAAAGTGAAGGAGTTGATGACCACGGCCCTGCTCCTACCCCGCGGCGTGCCACTGGAAGTGGAAGTAGGCACCGGCAACAATTGGCTGCAAGCGCACTAG
- a CDS encoding class I SAM-dependent methyltransferase, producing the protein MRTCDLCGHTAFRPRPFYYVFEGQRLQGMQCQHCELVFLDPQPTPEQLERLYGKEYFTERPNYDRTVQDQKFIEEGVALDLTKPRADKFTDYMMRRYPGRQFRYLEVGCGPGYTLKSLQSLGWETHGLEISAHAADFARRELGLPVVTGNIETTEDFQENQFDLAYLGDVLEHLLSPSAAVAKFGRILAPGGLLVLALPSVLNLPSMRAGFALYGLLGKQRRMDIPPYHLYEFTPDTIRQLLAKHNFEVVELLNPVKKPQQIRLGGNPLEQAGKLVGQYPTYWLNQLTGRFGDRMFVVAKNKK; encoded by the coding sequence ATGCGTACTTGCGACTTATGTGGGCATACGGCGTTTCGGCCGCGTCCTTTCTACTACGTTTTTGAAGGCCAGCGCCTGCAAGGTATGCAATGCCAGCACTGCGAGTTGGTATTTCTGGATCCCCAGCCAACGCCGGAACAGCTAGAGCGACTCTACGGCAAAGAGTACTTCACCGAGCGCCCCAACTACGACCGGACCGTTCAGGACCAAAAGTTCATCGAGGAAGGCGTTGCGCTGGACCTGACTAAGCCCCGCGCCGACAAGTTCACCGATTATATGATGCGCCGTTACCCCGGCCGCCAGTTTCGGTACTTGGAGGTAGGCTGCGGCCCGGGTTACACGCTGAAAAGCCTGCAAAGCCTGGGTTGGGAAACGCACGGCCTGGAAATATCCGCTCACGCCGCCGATTTTGCACGCCGTGAGTTGGGCCTGCCCGTCGTGACGGGCAACATCGAAACCACCGAGGACTTCCAGGAAAACCAGTTCGACCTGGCGTATCTCGGCGACGTGCTGGAGCACTTGCTGTCACCGTCGGCGGCGGTGGCCAAGTTTGGGCGCATTTTAGCGCCGGGCGGGTTGCTGGTGTTGGCGTTGCCCAGCGTGCTCAACCTGCCGAGCATGCGGGCGGGTTTTGCGCTCTATGGCTTGCTGGGCAAGCAACGCCGTATGGATATACCACCGTATCACCTCTATGAGTTCACGCCGGATACTATCCGGCAGCTGTTAGCCAAGCACAACTTCGAGGTAGTGGAATTGCTGAACCCGGTTAAGAAACCCCAGCAGATTCGTTTGGGTGGCAACCCTCTGGAGCAAGCCGGTAAGCTGGTAGGGCAGTACCCTACCTACTGGCTCAACCAACTCACCGGCCGCTTCGGCGACCGGATGTTTGTGGTAGCCAAAAACAAGAAGTAG